The proteins below are encoded in one region of Pongo pygmaeus isolate AG05252 chromosome 20, NHGRI_mPonPyg2-v2.0_pri, whole genome shotgun sequence:
- the ZNF473 gene encoding zinc finger protein 473 isoform X3 gives MSTGVVRRVSWISVGEMSRGKGDNSEQDVSEGFHLQVLIPGRETLSSLIDTQMVSQELQKGQAGKDVTETKNSPLMEDFFEEGFSQEIREMLSKDGFWNSNFGEACIEDTWLDSLLGDPESLLRSDIATNGESPTECKSHELKRGLSPVSTVSTGEDSMVHNVSEKTLTPAESKEYRGEFGSYSDHSQQDSVQEGEKPYQWSECGKSFSGSYHLTQHWITHTREKPTVYQGCEQGFDQNASLSVYPKTHTGYKFYVCNDFSQSTYLWHQKTHTGEKPCKSQDSDHPPSHDTQPGEHQKTHTDSKSYNCNECGKAFTRIFHLTRHQKTHTRKRYECSKCQATFNLRKHLIQHQKTHAAKTTSECQECGKIFRHSSLLIEHQALHAGEEPYKCNERGKSFRHNSTLKIHQRVHSGEKPYKCSECGKAFCRHTHLNEHRRIHTGYRPHKCQECVRSFSRPSHLMRHQAIHTAEKPYSCAECKETFSDNSHLVQHQKMHTVKTPYECQECGERFICGSTLKCHQSVHAREKQGCVVSGKILDQNPEQKEKCFKCNKCEKTFSCSKYLTQHERIHTRGVKPFECDQCGKAFGQSTRLIHHQRIHSRVRLYKRGDQGKAISSASLIKFQSSHTKEYPFKCNECGKTFSHSACLSKHQLIHAGENPFKCSKCDRVFTQRNYLVQHERTHARKKPLVCNECGKTFRQSSCLSKHQRIHSGEKPYVCDYCGKAFGLNAELVRHQRIHTGEKPYVCQECGKAFTQSSCLSIHRRVHTGEKPYRCGECGKAFAQKANLTQHQRIHTGEKPYSCNVCGKAFVLSAHLNQHLRVHTQETLYQCQRCHKAFRCHSSLTRHQRVHNKQQYCL, from the exons ATGAGCACAGGTGTGGTGAGGAGAGTGAGCTGGATATCTGTGGGAGAGATGAGCAGAGGCAAAGGTGACAATTCAGAACAAGATGTGTCAGAAGGCTTTCATTTGCAAGTTTtaattccaggcagagagactTTAAGCAGTCTCATAGATACTCAGATGGTGAGCCAAGAATTGCAGAAGGGACAGGCTGGAAAAG ATGTGACTGAGACCAAGAACTCTCCTCTGATGGAGGATTTCTTTGAAGAAGGATTCTCCCAGGAGATTAGAGAGATGTTATCCAAGGATGGCTTCTGGAACTCCAATTTCGGAGAAGCCTGTATAGAGGACACCTGGTTAGATAGTTTGCTAGGCGATCCAGAAAGTCTTCTGAGGTCTGATATTGCCACCAACGGGGAAAGTCCCACGGAATGCAAGAGTCATGAATTAAAGAGAGGACTCAGTCCTGTGTCCACTGTTTCCACGGGAGAAGATTCCATGGTGCATAATGTTTCTGAAAAGACCCTCACACCAGCTGAGTCTAAGGAATATAGGGGTGAGTTTGGCTCCTACTCGGACCACAGCCAGCAGGATTCTGTTCAGGAAGGGGAGAAACCATATCAATGGAGTGAATGTGGGAAAAGCTTCAGTGGGAGTTACCATCTTACCCAGCACTGGATCACTCATACTAGGGAGAAACCCACTGTCTATCAAGGGTGTGAGCAAGGTTTTGACCAGAATGCTTCCCTTTCTGTGTATCCGAAAACTCACACGGGCTACAAATTCTATGTGTGTAATGATTTTAGTCAGAGTACATACCTGTGGCATCAGAAaactcacactggagaaaaaccgTGTAAGAGTCAAGACAGTGACCACCCACCCAGTCATGACACACAGCCTGGTGAGCATCAGAAAACTCACACAGATAGTAAGTCCTACAACTGTAACGAATGCGGCAAGGCTTTCACCCGGATCTTCCACCTTACTCGGCACCAGAAGACCCACACTCGGAAACGCTATGAATGTTCCAAGTGCCAGGCGACCTTCAACTTGAGAAAACACCTCATCCAACATCAGAAAACTCACGCTGCAAAAACTACCTCTGAGTGTCAGGAGTGTGGGAAGATTTTTAGGCACAGTTCGCTGCTCATTGAACACCAGGCTCTTCATGCTGGAGAGGAGCCTTATAAGTGTAACGAACGTGGGAAATCCTTCAGGCATAACTCTACCCTAAAGATCCATCAGAGGGTTCACAGTGGAGAGAAGCCTTACAAATGCAGTGAGTGTGGGAAGGCCTTCTGCCGGCACACTCACCTTAATGAACATCGGCGAATTCATACAGGCTACAGACCCCACAAATGTCAGGAATGCGTCAGGAGTTTCAGCCGGCCGTCACATCTGATGCGACATCAGGCCATTCACACCGCAGAAAAGCCCTATAGCTGTGCTGAATGCAAGGAGACTTTCAGCGATAACAGTCACCTTGTGCAACACCAGAAAATGCACACCGTCAAAACCCCATATGAATGTCAGGAGTGCGGAGAACGCTTCATTTGCGGCTCAACCCTGAAGTGCCACCAGAGTGTTCACGCCAGAGAAAAACAAGGATGTGTTGTGAGTGGGAAGATCTTGGATCAGAACCCAGAACAGAAAGAGAAGTGCTTTAAGTGTAACAAATGTGAGAAAACCTTTAGCTGCAGCAAATACCTAACTCAGCACGAGAGGATTCACACCAGGGGGGTGAAGCCCTTTGAATGTGAccagtgtgggaaagcctttggCCAAAGTACTCGGCTCATTCACCATCAAAGAATCCACTCTAGAGTGAGGCTGTATAAACGGGGTGATCAAGGGAAAGCCATCAGCAGTGCCTCCCTTATCAAATTTCAGTCCTCCCACACAAAGGAGTACCCTTTTAAATGTAACGAATGCGGAAAGACCTTCAGCCACAGTGCATGCCTGTCAAAACATCAGTTAATTCACGCTGGAGAGAATCCCTTTAAATGTAGTAAGTGTGACAGAGTCTTCACCCAGAGAAACTACCTTGTTCAGCATGAGCGAACTCATGCCAGAAAGAAGCCGTTGGTGTGTAACGAATGCGGGAAAACGTTCCGTCAGAGCTCATGCCTTTCTAAGCATCAGAGAATTCACTCAGGTGAGAAGCCCTATGTATGTGACTACTGCGGGAAGGCCTTTGGCCTGAATGCTGAGCTTGTCCGCCaccagagaattcacactggagaaaagccTTATGTTTGtcaggaatgtgggaaagccttcaccCAGAGCTCATGCCTTTCTATTCACCGGAGAGTTCACACTGGGGAGAAGCCCTACAGATGCggtgaatgtgggaaagcctttgcCCAGAAAGCAAATCTAACACAGCACCAGAGAATTCACACGGGGGAGAAGCCTTACTCCTGTAATGTGTGTGGCAAAGCTTTTGTCCTCAGTGCCCATCTCAACCAGCACCTGAGAGTTCACACCCAGGAGACACTTTATCAGTGTCAACGTTGCCACAAAGCCTTTCGGTGCCACTCGAGCCTCACCCGCCATCAGCGTGTACACAACAAGCAGCAATACTGCCTGTAG